In one Cupriavidus taiwanensis genomic region, the following are encoded:
- a CDS encoding hybrid sensor histidine kinase/response regulator: MGELQQARPNVVLYVDDEDMARKYFARAVGSEYEVLLAAGADEAMAMLRAEGGRIAILVTDFRMPGRDGGDLLREVAQAYPQIVRILVTAYADKDMLLQTVNSGEVFRILEKPLSVSDVRQVLHLAGERHLERALRQHRLMAIDETLAFLAHELNTPLAAIANFARGIESRVQAEYSEQRQGEIGQAAGAMYDNAQYCLAVLSSFLESVRNSAGVSKAPAADAGTEVSAGALVTSLLDTYPFTGGQRQWVEVDMQGDFPVQTLPNCVALVLSSVMSNALRALAGVDRPSLRFVVTTQPNQEIRICDNGPGIPPEVMGRLLVDPVTTHASAGGSGLGMIFCNRVMQSFGGGIRIASAPGAGTTVTLDFPNFRNRMIRSDR, encoded by the coding sequence CCAAACGTGGTCCTTTACGTCGATGACGAGGACATGGCGCGCAAGTACTTTGCGCGCGCGGTCGGCAGCGAGTATGAGGTCCTGCTTGCCGCCGGCGCCGACGAGGCGATGGCGATGCTGCGCGCCGAGGGCGGGCGGATCGCGATCCTGGTCACCGATTTCCGCATGCCCGGCCGCGATGGCGGCGACCTGCTGCGCGAGGTCGCGCAGGCCTATCCGCAGATCGTGCGCATCCTGGTGACGGCCTACGCCGACAAGGACATGCTGTTGCAGACGGTCAACAGCGGCGAGGTCTTCCGCATCCTGGAAAAGCCGCTCAGTGTCAGCGACGTGCGCCAGGTGCTGCACCTGGCCGGCGAGCGCCACCTGGAGCGCGCGTTGCGCCAGCACCGCCTGATGGCGATCGACGAAACCCTGGCGTTCCTGGCGCATGAACTGAACACGCCGCTGGCCGCGATCGCCAACTTCGCGCGCGGCATCGAAAGCCGCGTCCAGGCCGAGTACAGCGAGCAGCGGCAAGGAGAAATCGGGCAGGCCGCGGGCGCCATGTACGACAACGCGCAGTATTGCCTGGCGGTGCTGTCGTCGTTCCTGGAGTCGGTGCGCAACAGCGCGGGTGTCAGCAAGGCGCCGGCGGCCGACGCCGGCACCGAGGTCAGCGCGGGCGCGCTGGTGACGTCGCTGCTCGATACGTATCCGTTCACCGGCGGGCAGCGCCAGTGGGTCGAGGTCGACATGCAGGGCGATTTCCCGGTGCAGACGCTGCCCAACTGCGTCGCGCTGGTACTGTCGTCGGTGATGAGCAACGCGCTACGCGCGCTGGCGGGCGTGGACCGGCCATCGCTGCGCTTCGTGGTGACAACCCAGCCCAACCAGGAAATCCGCATCTGCGACAACGGCCCGGGCATCCCGCCGGAGGTGATGGGACGCCTGCTGGTCGATCCGGTCACTACCCACGCCAGTGCTGGCGGCAGTGGCCTCGGCATGATTTTCTGCAACCGCGTCATGCAGTCCTTCGGCGGCGGCATCCGGATCGCCTCCGCTCCCGGTGCCGGGACCACAGTGACGCTGGACTTTCCAAATTTCAGGAATCGAATGATTAGGAGTGACCGATGA
- a CDS encoding response regulator, whose protein sequence is MSEPIATQAPPPAILFVDDEATAVKYFQRAIGALAPVVTGGSVEEGKTLLDAHADSLAVLVSDQRMPGEYGNELLRYARERYPHIVRILTTAYSELDQTVEAVNQGQIHRYIKKPWDITALRMELKQALEMSGLRKERDQLVREKLAVLQTQTVATRIGMLHALCASLIGPGHFQPVETYLVAVDLAGARNADPDWQRMDYADLVRAEAERSGSFGHAVSTLLAGLRSANAGKGAADAAVVIADALGSDVVRRDGDTVVWTQPAALAEFLAQPVGTAVSAQHAAWLASLLWLEEAGGALKFVRDGDTIVCRAAPRSESFAADRLAAWIERFSMPA, encoded by the coding sequence ATGAGCGAACCGATTGCCACCCAGGCACCACCCCCGGCGATTCTGTTCGTCGATGACGAGGCGACCGCCGTCAAATATTTCCAGCGGGCCATCGGCGCGCTGGCGCCGGTGGTGACTGGCGGCTCGGTGGAGGAGGGCAAGACGCTGCTCGACGCTCACGCCGACAGCCTCGCCGTGCTGGTCTCGGACCAGCGCATGCCGGGCGAGTATGGCAACGAGCTGCTGCGCTATGCGCGCGAACGCTACCCGCATATCGTGCGCATCCTGACCACCGCGTACTCGGAACTCGACCAGACCGTCGAGGCGGTGAACCAGGGGCAGATCCACCGCTATATCAAGAAGCCGTGGGACATCACCGCGCTGCGCATGGAGCTCAAGCAGGCGCTGGAAATGTCCGGCCTGCGCAAGGAGCGCGACCAGCTGGTGCGCGAGAAGCTGGCGGTGCTGCAGACCCAGACCGTGGCGACCCGCATCGGCATGCTGCACGCGCTGTGCGCGAGCCTGATCGGTCCCGGCCATTTCCAGCCGGTGGAGACCTACCTTGTCGCGGTCGACCTGGCGGGGGCCCGCAACGCCGATCCGGACTGGCAACGCATGGACTATGCCGACCTGGTGCGCGCCGAAGCCGAGCGCAGCGGCAGCTTCGGCCATGCCGTCAGCACGCTCCTGGCCGGGCTGCGTAGCGCCAATGCCGGCAAGGGCGCGGCCGATGCCGCCGTGGTGATTGCCGACGCGCTCGGCAGCGACGTGGTGCGCCGCGACGGCGATACGGTGGTCTGGACCCAGCCGGCCGCTCTGGCCGAGTTCCTGGCCCAGCCCGTGGGCACCGCGGTGTCGGCGCAGCACGCCGCCTGGCTGGCCAGCCTGCTGTGGCTGGAAGAGGCCGGTGGGGCGCTGAAGTTCGTGCGCGACGGCGACACCATCGTCTGCCGCGCCGCCCCGCGCAGCGAGAGCTTCGCCGCCGACCGCCTCGCCGCCTGGATCGAGCGCTTCTCGATGCCCGCCTGA